From Salinibacterium sp. ZJ450, one genomic window encodes:
- a CDS encoding flagellar hook assembly protein FlgD has protein sequence MPVDAVAATTSGGIYTSAPERAPKQVMDNEVFLSLLVTQLRNQDPSSPMDTNQMIGQTTQLAMMEQLTAMTGINEENFSLQMRTAAAALLGQEVTYTDADGVSTTGIATAVSYAGPVPQVTVGGVDVALDTISGVTTKPAS, from the coding sequence GTGCCAGTAGATGCGGTAGCCGCCACCACCAGCGGCGGAATTTACACCAGCGCCCCCGAGCGGGCGCCCAAGCAGGTGATGGACAACGAGGTGTTCCTGTCGTTGCTGGTCACCCAGCTGCGCAATCAGGACCCGTCCTCGCCGATGGACACCAACCAGATGATCGGGCAGACCACCCAGCTGGCCATGATGGAGCAGCTCACCGCCATGACCGGCATCAACGAAGAGAACTTCTCGCTGCAGATGCGCACCGCCGCGGCCGCGCTGCTCGGCCAGGAAGTGACCTACACCGACGCCGATGGCGTCTCGACCACCGGCATCGCCACGGCCGTCTCCTACGCCGGGCCGGTTCCGCAGGTCACCGTCGGAGGAGTGGATGTCGCGCTCGACACGATCTCCGGCGTGACCACTAAACCAGCTTCCTGA
- a CDS encoding flagellar hook protein FlgE, whose translation MLRSLYSGISGLRSHQTMLDVTGNNIANVNTTGFKGSATQFQDTLSQMTQGAGAPQAQVGGTNPAQIGLGVQVAGITTNFAQGSAQATGRSTDMMISGDGFFVTSLGGETLYTRAGSFDFDAQGRLVSPDGAIVQGWTAVGGAVNTGGAVGDIALPLEAIAPAAPTTTAAMGGNLPGDALVGDVLVRDVEIFDATGAARTMTLTFTNTGPGAWDVSGSDGATPPATSTGTLAYTDGVLTGGSLLGAPLNLGGAGGIDIDLSTLTGFAGITTASFTDQNGRTAGTLESFTLSKDGTIIGSFSNGSSEPIGRIALATFANPVGLEKAGSSAYRATFNSGAAQVGTPGGAGMGTLLTGALEMSNVDLSQEFTNLIVAQRGFQANARIITTSDEVLQELTNLKR comes from the coding sequence ATGCTCCGTTCCCTGTACTCCGGAATCTCCGGACTTCGCTCGCACCAGACCATGCTCGACGTCACCGGCAACAACATCGCCAACGTGAACACCACGGGCTTCAAGGGCTCCGCCACCCAGTTTCAGGACACCCTGTCGCAGATGACCCAGGGCGCGGGAGCCCCGCAGGCCCAGGTTGGCGGAACCAACCCGGCCCAGATCGGCCTCGGCGTGCAGGTCGCGGGCATCACCACGAACTTCGCGCAGGGCTCCGCCCAGGCCACCGGCCGCTCCACCGACATGATGATCTCGGGCGACGGCTTCTTCGTCACCAGCCTCGGCGGCGAGACCCTGTACACCCGCGCCGGCTCGTTCGACTTCGACGCGCAGGGCCGCCTGGTCTCACCCGACGGCGCCATCGTGCAGGGCTGGACCGCGGTCGGCGGCGCGGTGAACACCGGGGGAGCGGTCGGCGACATCGCCCTCCCGCTCGAGGCGATCGCACCCGCGGCACCGACGACGACGGCGGCCATGGGTGGCAACCTGCCGGGTGACGCGCTCGTGGGCGACGTACTGGTGCGAGACGTGGAAATCTTCGACGCGACGGGCGCTGCTCGAACCATGACGCTGACATTCACCAACACTGGCCCTGGTGCGTGGGACGTCAGCGGTTCTGACGGGGCGACACCGCCGGCCACCAGCACGGGCACACTTGCCTACACCGACGGTGTTCTCACCGGTGGTAGCCTCCTCGGCGCCCCACTGAATTTGGGTGGCGCAGGCGGAATCGACATCGATCTCTCCACCCTCACCGGCTTCGCCGGCATCACCACAGCGTCCTTCACCGACCAGAACGGCCGCACCGCGGGCACGCTCGAGTCGTTCACGCTGTCTAAGGACGGCACCATCATCGGATCGTTCAGCAACGGCTCGTCCGAGCCCATCGGCCGGATCGCGCTCGCCACTTTCGCCAACCCGGTCGGTCTCGAGAAGGCGGGTTCCTCCGCATACCGGGCAACGTTCAACTCGGGCGCCGCGCAGGTCGGCACGCCGGGCGGTGCCGGCATGGGCACGCTGCTCACCGGCGCGCTCGAGATGTCGAACGTCGACCTGTCGCAGGAGTTCACCAACCTGATCGTCGCGCAGCGCGGCTTCCAGGCGAACGCCCGCATCATCACCACCTCAGACGAGGTGCTGCAGGAGCTCACCAACCTCAAGCGCTAA